The Ketobacter sp. MCCC 1A13808 DNA segment TCTTCGTGTTCCATCACATCGCAATCCTTTATTTTCCCATAGTGCGATATTCTAGAATTAAATTGATAATTTCATGATCGCTAGCGGTGGAGGCCAGTGATTCGTTCAAAGAACGCCGCTGAGGAAGACTGATATCGAATTTGCTTCGTAACACCTCTTCCACTTGAGCATCCGAATCCGGATCAATATCTTTTCCGGCAAACACACAGATTCGTTGATGAATAAAATCTTTATCCGCCATAGTTTTCAATTACCTCAAACGTAATAGCTTGTATTAGTTAACTTCATTTTGAAGCTGTTTTTTGATTAATCGAACATTACTCATCACGCTCATAATTGCAGCGTGAACCAAGACCTGTTGATAATTTTCACTAACCTATGCTGGGAGCATAGCGTGTCAAACTCGATATTTTCTGCCTGTGCTTCACGTCATCCATCATGAACGGACGATAAGCCACAGCCCATGGAATAATGGTTATTACTAAGATAAGCGAGGGTCGGATCAGACGCAGACAGGTTACGAAACCCTTGCAGATTATAGCATAGTCCATCGTGAGGCAATCAGTTAGCGAATCTGGGCCCGAAGGTCGCTTGCTCTCACTGCCGAATCACACTCAGCCGAAGATTGGTACGTTACTTGCGACAACGCCGCTAACTGCACAAAAAACCGAGATTATCGCGCTAGGCAAGCCTATCCGCGACGTGATTCTTGCAGATCTTACAGCTCAATGTAAGTCCTACAGCAATTATTACAGCCCCCTTACGACTATGTATACCAAGGAGAGAGATATGAGTGACAAGAAATTCACCACGACGGATGCCGGCATCCCGGTTGCCAGCGACGAACACTCACTGACCGTGGGGCCGGATGGCCCTATCGTGCTGCATGACCATGCCCTGATCGAACAAATGGCTAACTTTAACCGAGAACGAATTCCCGAGCGTCAGCCCCACGCAAAGGGCGGCGGCGCTTTCGGCCAATTTGAAGTGACTCACGATGTTAGCCAATACACCAAAGCTGCGGTGTTTCAGCCTGGCACAAAGACCGACGTACTGATGCGTTTCTCCACAGTGGCTGGGGAACGAGGGAGCCCCGATACTTGGCGGGATCCAAGAGGGTTTGCGGTGAAGTTTTATACTTCGGAGGGTAATTACGACATGGTCGGTAACAATACACCGGTCTTTTTTATCCGCGACCCAATGAAGTTCCAGCACTTCATCCGCTCTCAAAAGCGTCGTGCCGACACCAATCTACGGGACCACGACATGCAATGGGATTTCTGGACTCTGTCTCCGGAATCAGCACACCAGGTCACCTGGCTTATGGGCGACCGGGGCATACCCAAATCCTGGCGATTCATGAACGGCTACTCCAGTCATACCTATTTATGGGTGAATGCGAAAGGCGAGAAATTCTGGGTCAAATACCATTTCAAGACCGACCAGGGTATTGACTGTATGACACAGGAGGAAGCAGACAAGATGGCTGGCGCTGATGGCGACTATCACACCCGCGACCTATATCAGTCCATCGAGAAAAAGGTGTTCCCGAGCTGGACCCTGAAAATGCAAATTATGCCATTCAAAGATGCCGAGCATTATCGCTTCAATCCATTTGACCTCACCAAAGTCTGGCCACATGCGGATTACCCTCCGATTGAAGTGGGCAAATTGACGTTGAACCGCAATCCGACCGACTATCACTGCGAAGTAGAGCAAGCGGCGTTTGAGCCAAACAACATGGTTCCAGGCATCGGTGTCAGCCCGGATAAAATGCT contains these protein-coding regions:
- a CDS encoding catalase yields the protein MSDKKFTTTDAGIPVASDEHSLTVGPDGPIVLHDHALIEQMANFNRERIPERQPHAKGGGAFGQFEVTHDVSQYTKAAVFQPGTKTDVLMRFSTVAGERGSPDTWRDPRGFAVKFYTSEGNYDMVGNNTPVFFIRDPMKFQHFIRSQKRRADTNLRDHDMQWDFWTLSPESAHQVTWLMGDRGIPKSWRFMNGYSSHTYLWVNAKGEKFWVKYHFKTDQGIDCMTQEEADKMAGADGDYHTRDLYQSIEKKVFPSWTLKMQIMPFKDAEHYRFNPFDLTKVWPHADYPPIEVGKLTLNRNPTDYHCEVEQAAFEPNNMVPGIGVSPDKMLLGRMFAYSDAHRARLGVNYKQIPVNKPQCPVHSYSKDGAMRIDKVTDPVYAPNSKGGPSADPDRFPNAETWSANGEMVREAYTQHKDDNDFVQPNMLINEVMDDAARERLVNNVVGHLLDGVSDEVLERAFCYWKNIDSQIGERIEKGVKEGKK